GGTTAGTCCTAGATGAGTAAACATTTTATATAATGATAGATGGATATTTATAGCAGACTAATAATTTTGTATCAATTAAATCTCTGACCTGAACAATGCTCTCTCCATCAAACAGATCCAGCTGTTGCGTAATTCCAACTTCGAGACCGACCCTTTCAGCCCAAATGAAAGCTAAGCGCAGCTGGATACTACAAGGACAAATATTTATAAGAGGACATGAGGGCACTTAATGAGAAGATTGATCAGTTAGAAAACATTACGTACAGTCATAATGCACAGTAGCTGGATGTTGTAATAATTACTGCAAGAACAAGTAGACAATGGAGCAAATGCATGGAAAGCTAATTGTTGGGCTTTGAAGGGTAGCTGAACCTCTTGGTtcactctttaaaaaaacaaggcCCTCCCCAGCTTTATTATACTTGCAATGGACCCTCCCTTGGatctaatgaaaaaaaaaaaataccattcCAAATTATATAAAAGCATTGAATTGGTACAGCTCATTTAATCAGAGAAATGTAAGGTGCATAATGATTTCAAAATGGTTTACCATTATAAACTTGTGAATCATTTTCACAGTATCTCCCAAATTACACATACGATAAAATAGCTAACATACAACAGTTTATTTGTCAAATGTTCCAGCCACCTTGTTTTTGAACAAGGAGCTACTAACTGAACACTTATTACCCCTGTCAGTGACTAAATGCACTGGTTACAGGCTCTGGCTCCGGGATCAAAGATAAATCTGGAATAATTACCCATGTCTGCTCTTCCAAAACACTTCAGACCACCCTCCCTTCAGACAAAATACTGACCCACAGATGTAAGCGCCGCTTCTCTCCCAGACCCTGATGGCTGTGATCATTTGGTTTCCTCCTCCTGTGGCGAAGGCAGTGCCAGTACCAGGTCCAACATCAGGAGAGAAGGACTTGTGACCCGTCGGAGCTGGAGAGGTCAAACTAAGTttttatgtgatgatgatgaacaAGAGGAAGCTACTGCGTATTGATTCAACTTGACTTGACCATTGAGAAGCTACATGTTTGTGTTAAAAGTATAAAATTGGTATAAAAAGGACTAAacagatggagaaaaaaaatcttaccaGCCAGGCAGCTGGCGCAGAACACAGCAAAGAACAGGAGACAAAACATTGTGGTGTATGAAGGGGTTCAGAGCACAACGCTGGAATCAGAAACCCATTCatcaaacatcatcatcatcatcatcataatcatcatcatcataaaataattattaacaTACTTTTAGACACGAAACCAATCtggcatttgtttttaaagcctctgaactcccacacaggtgttttcagttatacTGGCTAAATAGACCTCGACTCAGGTTGAAGGAGGGACAGAACTTTGATCTGAATTCATTAGCTCACAAATTCATCTACCAAGTTTCTTTCTAAGCACTATCTACAATAGATCTTAAGTACATGACCTAAAGCCAGTGCAAATGACCTAAAGCCAGTGCAAATGATTATAAAAATCTGTAGAATTTAAACAACTAGTGGCTGTAACCACAGAAAGACACTAATACAATCGGTAAATTGAGAAGAGAATTAAGACCCACCGATGCAGCTGCAGTGTAGATCTCCTGAAACCAGCTTAAGTCCTGCAGGATGAGCTGACACTGTGAAACTGGCACTTTATAAACAGTATACCCTCCTCCCtcaccctgcacacacacacacacacacacacacacacacacacacacacacacacacacacacacacacacacacacacacacacacacacacacacacatacacactctacTGACCTAAGCCAATTTTAAACTCCATCTCTGTTTActtttatctgttttaaaatgtactgcCTCATTAAGTTCAAgtgagataataataataataatcataatttttatttatatagcacttttcaagcaTTATGCCCAAAGAGCTTAAACGATTTATACAGGATATCAGAAACCCATGTAAGCTCCTCTACCCCCCAAGCCACACACAAATTAGAACCAACTGCACTTTATAAAACAGTGAAAGTGAAGGATAGGTTATCGATAACAAAAGcactaaaataataaagaaaatcaaGCATATTTGAAATACGTAATGACAGTAAGATGCAAATAAAACCATTAAAGTAGCAAAAAGAGGAAATATGCAGTGTTGCGAGAATGGAAGAGAATAcatagttacagtttttttcaattgcttaagcacaattttgaaaacagggactgtctttttcaaaacactacacacaattagcacaaccacacacccaattagcagaacacctcagaccctttgcaaaatgaaacactctatacactaatttataaaaaatggtattttgttaccatatgaaacacacacgtttcatttgATTTAATTATGTTTGAACCAGatgcacactgctgttgctaacctaaaacacttttagcaattctacttctcagtgattagagtactgtaaatgaagtacacagagaaagtgcaaatttataataagttcaccaaacaatacacaagaccaatgctgcagactgaggaaaatataatttatttctctccatatacccaaatcagtcaacatgtagtagttttcatgctactacagtagtgtgcataacactgttagctcagcaaactaCGGtatcacaaaaacaacaacaacaaacaaaacaatgaactgaaaaagtacagaaaatactagatAGTATCTCTTCACCTAGCtggatctggccagagaatttcatcaacatcagaGGCGAtatcctcattggcaagacaaccgtcttgaatgtcgaatccatccttgcaAAGCTGGGGCGTCGACTTGGTCACAggcgtcctccatggcctcagtgaggggtacctgagcctggggccggagATCGTAAACCTTCCt
The DNA window shown above is from Perca fluviatilis chromosome 7, GENO_Pfluv_1.0, whole genome shotgun sequence and carries:
- the LOC120561731 gene encoding zymogen granule membrane protein 16-like; this translates as MFCLLFFAVFCASCLAAPTGHKSFSPDVGPGTGTAFATGGGNQMITAIRVWERSGAYICGIQLRLAFIWAERVGLEVGITQQLDLFDGESIVQISGKFNSDYIYQLTFVTSRGRFLTVGQPLTNSFNLYPTYPDEELRLLSGRFNGAGITSLAAHWGEFDSNISYIQGLQG